Genomic window (Hippoglossus stenolepis isolate QCI-W04-F060 chromosome 11, HSTE1.2, whole genome shotgun sequence):
TATTGTCCAAAATATACCACCACAAATCAATTAAACTCACAGAATCAATAAACAGTCTGCCAGTATATTATTAAGCCAGATGTTACTGAAGACGGagtgtgtgcagcagtttgtttgttgagttcagttcagttgtgAGTTTGCAGCAGACATATGCCGTAGGCTTGGGCGAGTGGTGAGATAGAGCTgatttgtgctcctctcgagagttggagggagagaagatgtgagctggagaagaggctcagCCTCCTTGTGGAGGATTGGGGAGAGGACAGCCTTCTCTCGTGGGGAGAAAGAGTAGAGGCGGAGACTGTTATGAAGTCAGGGGTCCAGTGACAAGGTGAAACCTGTCCTGGGGTTACCCTCTGTGTAGTTGACCCTCTGGGACATTGGTCCTTGCTCtgttttaatggcccctgggaggGGTCCTGAGGACATCTGCTTTGATGGCACATGGATGTGGTTCACACAACCACACCTCTTTACTTATCATAGTCCCGGTTTAGGTATTagcatctgtcctgagtgatgtGATCCCAAGTGCGGAGTATTAAGTGCAAATCTGAATGTATCCAAATTCATCCTTCATGCATcttgagatccgatcactcagaccacagaGGGAGGTGAActgggacgcatgtggccacgttgttttcacattgtttgCTGTGTGAACGTAAATGCGTCccgggccacatatgaaggaccacctcctcagctgatgtcctctgacctgctacagtttcatcGTTAATCAAACGTATTTTCACTCTTCTCAGTGACCAAACGTTTATGTGTTTGTGGCCACCGACTTTGGACACATCtctaaactcagactgggtgaacACAACATCTTGGGGCCCTGGGGAATACAAATGACATAGGGAATATTTGAtaagagcagggaagtgaggtCCGATCACGAACGGTCAcaggacacattcaggacgcatTTCAATGTCAGGGGTGACATTAACACCAGGTTTAAACAGGGCCGTATTGACAGATATCTCCACCTCCTATATGAATTACAACCCTACAAATCTAAAGCTTCAAGTCAACACTGTAGTGTTGTGTAAACCTCTTCAAATTACAGCCAAGCCTTGGCATTTAAACGTATTatccatatttttcttttttacctctGTAGGGATGTGATGCGAGCCCATCGTGTTGTCGAACACCTCAAAGCTGGTTCCTGTTTCATCAACAACTACAACATCACTCCTGTCCAGGTGCCCTTCGGAGGCTTCAAAATGTCAGGTACAGTCTGGTTGTTTGCTCATAGACCAGGAGCCAAATTCATacttttatttccattatttcaGTCTGCATGCAGCACTACAGGACCCATTGGAGATTGCACCCATTAAGTTGTCCTGGCAACAGTCTTCAACAATTTTAAAGAATAGATGTTATGATTAATATGAATAATTGGAATATGCCTTAAAGTAAAACTTTGTGCCTCCTTGTAAAGTGTAACACGTTATCATTAGCTAATATGACCTCTGTGGAAAATGCTTCCTTATTCAAAAACCCTGTTTCACTACTACCCAGTCACAGTAATTGGAATTTaaagtttaacattttaagtGTTTACATTCACCAGGCATAGGGCGGGAGAATGGCCAGGTGACCATAGAGTACTACTCCCAGCTAAAGTCGGTGTTTGTGGAAATGGGCGACGTGGACAGTCTCTTctagtttacacacacacacacggaggaggATTGAAGAACTGGAGCAGATGGTCTGGACCAGGACATCTCATCCATCACTCagggaaaaaacacatcagtgatcACAAGTGATTAGAAGCTAGTTTTGATCCACGGGGCTCCAGTTGTCCGCCTTGAATGTTGAGCCATGTTTGTCAGTATTTTGTGAGTTGGAGGAAAATGTGACAAGGCTCAAGGTGATCTGAGACAAAAAAACTGTGGTAACTAAGTAGAATAATACGAATGTGACACGAGctggaaaaatgtattaattgaaAAGGAACATTACTGTCTGTGCCAAATTAATCTAATTAGAGACAGTTTTATACTTAATGACCACTAATTTCTTTTAGCTACTTCAGCATATATGAGCTGCATTTTGTGTCATATAAATTGCACTGCAGCAGTTCTGCCTCGCTCAGTACTTTCTTGAGACTTaaatttcaaatacattttacagttttatacaCAAACCGAAGTTTACAACCAAGTTTTATTTCTTGAACTACATCAATATATCTTTATACACACAGtactaaaataatgaaaagcacTTTTGAACATTGTGTTGATTTAAATCATAGAGATGTATTTTTCTTGTAGAACTGTTACGCTACAGTGTCGTTTGGATCAGAACTGTGAAAGGAACATTTTGCTTTTGAGGACAAATGACAGAAAGGACCTGTTTAACTCATATCAAATCATATAAATTGTGACGTGAACACCGTctgtaaataacaataaaatataatagttCAAACATGTGTTGGACTTTCGCTCTTGTCTCCTTGACTaagttcttcttttcttcctcgcCGGATTTTTGGCAGCTGCTTGTTTCTGAGATAGAGAAAATGTGAGAGATTATCACCTCTGCTTTTCACTGACCACTGATACAACTGAAGAGAAGCTCCAATATGTCACTAAAttgttataatttatttttctataacCTGCATATTCTACTATGATCAGGCCTTTGTGCATGTTTACCTTTGCCACAGGTCTGGTGGGTTTCTTGAACTGTGCAGACTCTGTTTAAAGGAAAGTCAAAAGTGAATCACCTCAGCTATTTCCACACTTCATATTCATATCCATCATATTTACTTACCGTCTTCAGAGGGTAGATCGTCTTCATTGTATATTTTCGTTGGAGGAGCCTGCAATGAGGTGTTAATAATGATATGATGAAACCATGAAGCAATGTGTGCCGAACTGAAAACCTCAGTTATGAGACCACACAGGTATTAGTCTTCCTGAACCCACCTTGATCATTCCCCTCTCTGAGGGATTTTTCTGAGGAACCTTCTTGGTCTCCCTCAGCTGATTCCCTTCCTGAAGTATCTCCATGCGGCCTTGTTCGGCCGACACGCGGACTCTCAAGCTGTGGAAGGCCGTCTGCACCTCACCCACCTTGAAGTGCACAGCCATGCcctcaaaccacagactgtcaCATTCACCCTCCTTGAAGCCCGGTGGCTGGTATTCAGCAGGGGTGACTTAGAATGAAGAGcagaaagacacattttcactaCACAATCcacatgtttttaattgattcTCTGAGGTAATAGTTAAATACTGCATCTTACTGTCGTCATAGTAGTAGAGCTTCATGGTGAGGTAGACGTTACTGGGAAGGGCCTTGAGGTTCTGCATGAGCAGGAAGAGCTTCCTGATGAGCAGAACTGATGCTCTCTTGGTGTCCTCCAACGTCACCTGCATCTTCACGTCATTGTTCCTGCAGTTTTAGGAAGATTATATCACCACCGGCCCGCATGTGGAGGCAGCATCGATGTGACCAACGCAATCATAGTATGTCCACACCTACCTGAGTATGTCCATCTCTGGTCCCTTCTCAGTGTATTTGAATTTGAACTGGTAAGACTCAATAATGCACTGCAAAACAAGATGAATACATCTTAGTGTTGATCAaactcatatttttttttattaactacTCAGTATTTTAACAGAGAACTTACATTGGGGTCATCTGGATTGGTGTACACCTAGATGGCAATGACACACAGTTATCATTTGTCTCCATGCAAACACAGTGTTAAAGAGAAGTGCTGCTGACTTACGTACCCCAATGAACACAATCTGGAGCTGTTGACAGGATAACAGTGAACGTTAGTAGAAATAGTTGAAGTACTGATCCAAAACAAAGGACCAgataaaacataaagtaaaagtattcaTAGATGCATTGACTTACATACTGCTTCTCTATGGCATCAAAGCAGCCCATCATCCTggaacaaaaatataaagaaataaattatgTAGGGAAATTAatggatatttcttttttaaatgggtCTGGTCTGGTGTTATGAGTGTTACGGCATCAATATTATAATTACCATTTCACAACTTTGCTGGCACCAGGCCTGCTGCAGTCTTCACGTAGAACCTTGACACACAGATCTGGTGGaatggaaaacaacaaaagacaaaacaaagagcaTTTATCATATAGCAACACTCATTCATAGTCATATGATATTATAATTAACCTATTTTACAAGTCTGTGCATTGTCAGTAAGTTTTCTGGGGCCATTTGCAGTGATTTCAAGGTcaagaaaatgtcatttctttcctcttttattaaaaaactgGTTGTTCTAAAACAGCAATGATTACTGTATAGAACAGAGGTTTTCAAAGTGTGAGGCGAGCGTCTCCAGGGAGGCTCAGTGAATGGAAATGAAGAGTTCACATATACAGTAGTGACCTAAATGTGTATGATTGGGTTAAAGAGATAGAGATTGAGTAGTTTGAGGGACTTTTACTATTTTTCCCACTTTCCCACCgacaaaaactaataaatgcCTTCGAACAGACCTTTATTATCTTCTTGGTGCAGTATGGAGTTCTGTCAAACTGCAATATTAACCTATCTTTGCTCAGTTGATGAGTGTAACTGCATCAGCGCGGTGCCGGAGGTATCCAGGAAttgatcagagctgaaggttTTGTCTGAGGGGAGGCCCACAGACTATGAAACCCCTCTGTACAGAATATAGACAGTagtaaatgcatttaaaaaccACGTGGCTGTGTGGAACTAAAATCCGGTGTTAGCACAATGTACATCCTCTTGTGTGTTCACCTTCCAGATATCTGGACCTGTAGGCGTCCTCGGGGAAGATCCCTCTGAGGTAAGTGATGGAGGAGACGGCCACAGCCATCATCCTCTTGACAAACACCAGGGACTCCTGCCGGGTTTTCAGGTCGTTCAGGAACAACCCTGTCCActttgaaacaacaacaacaacaatgttctTTAAGAGGAGTAAACATTTAAGCTAACATTACAGTAGGATTGACTGTAAACGTCATGGGTAGCATTATTCACTATCTTAAATATCTCAATCAATACATATGTAAAGAGTTTGAGTAAATAACCATGTTATCAATGTTATCTTCATCAAACCTCTGCAGTTTCCTCCTTGTTCTTCCTGGCGCACATCTTCCCTGCTgccatcttcctctctcctgtaTTCCCCGagtgttagctagctagctaggtGCCGCTAATGCTAATTAACGAGCTAGCtaatatttagtatttaacCTCCGCTGATTCCAGAAAACcgaaaataatattaatttcacTCTCTCGTGAGTGTTAGTGTTATGATCCTTCTCGAGAAGCCTTAAACGAAGCCTGTTTAGATCCGGATcagttaaagtaaagtaactaaaacgtGGCTACAGCTAATTTCGCAGCCAGGAACGGACAGATGAGATCATCGATGTTTCCCGCCCCGAATATGGACTAAATAATAACACAGAATACTGATCTTAGAAGTTATTAGAAGAGCATGGGTCCAAGTTTTAGTaacatttaaagtgaaatatagGAAGGACAAATAAtaagtttaaataaatgcagaaacaaatgattaaatagataaataaaaactgtataGTTGAATAATTTCCCCATGAAGACACTTTCTGTATTTCTAAATGCATTTATCTACTCATTGATCTATTTCATTTACTAAAGTAGAAGTAATGATTCAAGTCAAATAAACTAAGAGGAATCTTATGTCACTGGTGTCACTGATCACTCCCATAATAATGATGGTGGCATTAAGTCTATTTATTCAGGTGTTTTCAGTTAGTTTGGTTTATAACACTATTAAAGACAGGGATGAATTCGATTGCAATTACAGTTGGAACAGTTAATCAGTGGATTTAGTTATTGTTTCCTTTGTCACAGGGAATTTAATGATAATTGTTAACTATTAATTAGTAATATTAATTATGGTCAAAAAACTATTATAAGAAAAAGGAATCTAGTTTGGCAGTATGAAAAACAGGTAGAATAAAACTAACAGGAGAGCGATGAAGATGTCATTCAAAACTGAGGAGAGGTCTAATCAGCCAAGTAAGAACACGGTTTACATGTTTCAGCAAAGTGACAAAACCTCCAGCTTCTTTAGATACTTGACGTTATCTTTCACTATTCTCCTGATGACACTTCCTGTTGACATGGTTTCACCTCAAGCCGTTTCGTCTGACACTCGATGGGGTTTTTCCTGAGACCTGATACAATGATTTGACAGAGTATGAACActgttgtttaattacattttatgggTGAAATCTAGTGGAACACCCCATCCCACctgtttttaagaaaaacattagtCTTGAGGAAAGGGTTATacactgttttctttattttgattaaAGAGCATTTGTTGTTCAACTTAAAAACTGGTTCAACATTATTGAAAGAGGTGTTTGTGGCTTCTTTTCAGTAAAAAGGTTTGTATGGTCCTTTGTATCACACAACAGTAAGGACAGATATGAAAGAACAAACATTGAACACAGTCAGGCACGGACAAAAGCAGACATTGGCACAGTATTATTACAAAATGATATACTTTGGTCATAAGTGCACTACCAGTATTTGCTCTACACACAATGGAACCCACACATCATCACGTTGACAAAAAACCAacaacctgcctcctcttccacaGGCACAACGGTTGACTTAAATATTGTTCTTGGGAAATGTAAAGGTAATCTCTAAATGAAATCTCCTACAGCAGACAGCAGACTCTGGCTTTGGGCTTATTTCTGCTTGGAGAAGAAGTCTTTGCTCTTCTGGACGTCAGGTTTGATGGTGTCACTTCCTGGTTTCCAGCCGGCTGGGCAGACTGAAAAAGATAAGCCTGTAATGAGTCCTGGCCCAGCAGATCAAACTAAAGATGGGACTTTATGACACATTTACAGAGCATGACCGTCACTGCTTTAGCTTTATGGAAGGGAAATTTATCATAAGTAAATGTGCCTGACATTACACAGTTTATTATACAGCTCATTGTAAACCTGGGCACTGATTGGAGAACCaaactttgaatttaaataagGCCTTATAGTCTTTTGCCCTTTCTTCTTTATATGACGTGATGGTTCAATTATTAACAAGAGCGTATTTGTGTCATGGAAAAAGTTTTAATTACATCACTTTAGTCTAGTACAGTTCAAGCACACTTGAAATCTTTTAGAAGCAAATTGCTATAATTGTTCAATAAATAAGTGTTGTATGCAATAAGAAGGTCAAATGGACAACACTACAGAAGTGTAGCAGTAACTTACCCTCTCCATGCTTGTCGGTGAACTGAAAGGCTTGGACCAGACGCAAGGTCTCCTCTACCGATCGTCCAACCGGGAGGTCGTTGATGGTGATCTGTCTCAGGACGCCCTTGTCATCAATGATGAACAGACCCCTTtaatagagagaaaaaacagctcATAATGACCTGAAGCTGGATTTATCCTCGGTTCAGACTGCATGTCAGATGGTTGAATGTGTCGAGCGTTTCTGGAACTTTTCAAAAACCAACTATCAGACATTTACATCCACTTCAGATTTACCAGCTGTGCTGAGGTGAAAGAAGATAAACTAGATTTGAGGAACTGTAAACCAGCCCTACACCCCCATTCAGACATTTGCCCTGCAGTAAAATCATGCAAGAGGGAGCATTGCTGGTAATGTGATGTTTCAGTGAAATAAGCACACATGCAACAAATGTCTGTAAATGCAGCGTAAGGCACTACAGTCTGTATTCTCCCTTCACTGCCTGAAATACAGGGTGGTACCTTCAATGATGTGTTTAAAAAGGAGAAGGCCCAGCAGACTGGCTTCATTGTTTCTAACTTTCTTGGACTCATAGTGAAACAGCATAACTCCACATTGTAAAACTTACCTGAAGGCAATGCCCTCATCGTCCTTCAGGACGCCATAATCTGTGGAGATGGTGCGCCGTGTGTCAGCTACCAGGGGAATCTTCATGGAGCCCAGACCGCCCTGCTTACGTGGTGTGTTGGTCCtttgtgaatataaaaaaaagtcaggtATTTACAAGTGAATGCACGCCTCCATCCTGTGAGTTTAAAATATAAAGCCTAATAACTACCATGCAAAATGGGAGAAGTGTGAGTCCACAGAGGCAGCGATGACCTCACAGCCGATTTTCTTGAACTGGTCAGCAGCATCACTGAAAGCGATGATTTCGGTCGGACACACAAAGGTGAAGTCCAGTGGatagaagaaaaagacaacGTACTTCCCTACAACAAAggaaagaataaataaaccCATTGAGTTTGTCATGTGATGATGCTCCTATGGTAACAGTCTAATTAATTCAGGTCTTTAGTAGTGTAAATGAATGTCTGTTCAAAACATTGCTGGGATCTCAAAACAGTGAAAGGAGAGTGGCATCAAAGCATGTCCTCTGACCAACAGGAGATGAGACACCGGTTCAGTCATACCTCTGTAGCTTGACAGTGTCAGATCATTGAACGTTCCATCTGGCATCACCGCTTTGGCTGTGAAGTCTGGGGCCAGCTTTCCAATTCGTGCATTGCCTGCTGCCATCTTCAGATTGACTAGACAACACAAGAAGGAAACGGTTTATGTATTACACAGTCTCTTCTCGTGAAATGCATGTGAAATCATGGCTAAACCATTTAATTCCCTCATTTACAGGACAAGGAAATGATGTCTGTTATATTCAATATTAACCCAATTGATCCGTTTCTAATGAAAGAACTATGCACTCTGAAGCAGTAATTAgtaattattttttcatcatcTGTAATCTGATGATGAATATCTTGATGAATCAGGGTATTACACAGGTATGCAGTGATTTTTGAGTTTTCTTAGACCGGAAATGATTAGAAACATAAATGACAGAATATGAATGGGACAACTGTCGTGAtcatatattatttaataaagtaACTTCACCAGCATCAAGTAAATGTCCTCCTTTCTAAGTGGTTGTCAGACTAAACAAAACGCTGGTGCATTTTACAAACGGCTGGgcaatgttatttttatataagtCGAACTCGATAATCATCacgatttatttattatatgtttGAAGACAGATTTTGGGTCcggagtgaaggttgtggtttaaaTTTGTTTACTATAACAATTTactgtgcttgcacaatgcataagcaatatatcgATATCATAGTGGACTTTGATATCTTatatattgtgataataatttatcttgttttattacttagccttcatttcactttcaacGTATAACTGGTATTTTCACTATTACAATATTACTCAGTTATTGCTAATCAATAATCAACTGTAAGTTGCAATAATGTTTTGACATTACACATGTTTTCATCAGAGTGACTGCCATTCTTACAGCCCTGCACAATTACTGGGGGCATATTAGTGTGGGATGTATATGAACATGTGAGAGACAACTGTATGATAACAGTTATTATACAACCGGAAGATATATCAATCAATATAAATTTGAATGCCAGAGACTAGTATGTGATGTCAGCTATATTACATCCAATATTGACTTAAAGCTCCTTCTGTACCCAAACCTCAGCCATTACTGATGCCCCCTCCATTCTCACTGCACCCTACGGACCATTCGCTTCTTCTTTCAGTTTAAACTCACAGGGTGTTTCCGCACAATAACATCCAACTCTATTTTAAAGTTGTAACTGCTGCGTGTTCAGGAGctaatctcattattatgacgTTTGGTTTGACTTTTGACATCAACACTTACGGAAGCTGCAAAGATATAGATTATATATTGATTGGAGAGacactttgttgtgttttctgtcggTGGAAATATGTCCGACAACTATCAACAAATCCCCTTTTACTCTCAAAGCCatgtaggttttttttaaataaagtgaaaaaaccACTTGTTGAATTCAGCTTCGGCGACACAAAGTGGAAAAACGCACAACGAACAGAACACACGCATGGAGAACAACATAACTAActtcaaaagtaaaacaaaaagacgtGTTTAGTTGTGTTAAGTTGTGTTAAGTTGTGTTTAGTTGTACGTACCTCAGGGTTGGACCACACGAactcagagcaggaggagagaggagtgcGAGACTTCACGTTTCCACCGGGGACTTTATAGCCCCGCTCCTCTCTCGCGATAACTCGGTTGAGCGCGTGATCCCAGAGCAGATTTGAGGTGCAGAAACCTCCACACACAGCATGACTCTGCACATTTCCTCCCGGCTCCTCTGGGAATCCTCCTGCTCGTGGTGAGACTACACGTACGgaatgaggatgaagatgtcaaTGAAAACATCCTCCAGGAAGCTTTCTGTGATATTTCGTCAGCCCTCAGAGGAACCTGTGGCCACTACAGTTTATTCACCAC
Coding sequences:
- the zte38 gene encoding zebrafish testis-expressed 38, encoding MAAGKMCARKNKEETAEWTGLFLNDLKTRQESLVFVKRMMAVAVSSITYLRGIFPEDAYRSRYLEDLCVKVLREDCSRPGASKVVKWMMGCFDAIEKQYLQIVFIGVYTNPDDPNCIIESYQFKFKYTEKGPEMDILRNNDVKMQVTLEDTKRASVLLIRKLFLLMQNLKALPSNVYLTMKLYYYDDITPAEYQPPGFKEGECDSLWFEGMAVHFKVGEVQTAFHSLRVRVSAEQGRMEILQEGNQLRETKKVPQKNPSERGMIKAPPTKIYNEDDLPSEDESAQFKKPTRPVAKKQAAAKNPARKKRRT
- the prdx1 gene encoding peroxiredoxin-1; this encodes MAAGNARIGKLAPDFTAKAVMPDGTFNDLTLSSYRGKYVVFFFYPLDFTFVCPTEIIAFSDAADQFKKIGCEVIAASVDSHFSHFAWTNTPRKQGGLGSMKIPLVADTRRTISTDYGVLKDDEGIAFRGLFIIDDKGVLRQITINDLPVGRSVEETLRLVQAFQFTDKHGEVCPAGWKPGSDTIKPDVQKSKDFFSKQK